The Methanooceanicella nereidis genome window below encodes:
- a CDS encoding KEOPS complex subunit Pcc1: MVKCRAYMVIETDNAELTSRAISVDNLENIKTVPEKGRVITTVSSDSLGSMLTTLDDLLVNLKVVDDVLCGREDVLPSED; the protein is encoded by the coding sequence GTGGTAAAGTGTAGGGCGTATATGGTCATCGAGACCGATAACGCGGAACTCACTTCCCGCGCCATCAGCGTGGACAACCTGGAAAATATCAAGACAGTGCCTGAAAAAGGCAGAGTCATCACCACTGTTAGTTCTGACAGTCTGGGTTCAATGCTAACGACGCTGGATGATCTTCTTGTTAACTTAAAAGTAGTTGATGATGTTCTCTGCGGCCGTGAAGATGTACTGCCGTCAGAAGACTAA
- a CDS encoding single-stranded-DNA-specific exonuclease RecJ — translation MSKLAELSGIAKPAAEKIKEHKFIRVVSHHDADGITACGIICQALQRLNINFQATIISNLDHSIIDKLDPSEPVIFCDMGSGHPDIVNMFDAVILDHHVPHGEHKNIQVNPHMLGLDGAIEVSASGVTYSLARILGDNVDLAGLAISGAIGDKQKMIGPNKDILDEAIKSGVISVEKGLKLGRGDLDKVLEYSIDPYFDFSGSHKDTVKFLSELQLSGKIETLNGEDLKRLSSALSQMLLKRSPPDSLEALFGDVYLLNKELIKDIYDFTNTVNSCGKMDEPALGLSICLRDESAMAQAESKRFDYSRQILDALSDAIGRIKDMGSLRYIDIESSDVTGAIASTVIRYVMTDKPVIVLNRENGKIKISARGTAELIRNGLDLSVAVREGAKAVGGNGGGHNIASGASIPAGQELEFLNAVNRIVRGQLSGKV, via the coding sequence ATGTCAAAGCTCGCTGAACTTTCCGGTATCGCGAAACCTGCAGCGGAAAAGATCAAAGAACATAAATTCATACGAGTTGTGTCCCATCACGATGCTGATGGGATCACAGCTTGTGGAATTATATGTCAGGCCTTACAGCGCCTTAACATTAATTTTCAAGCGACCATTATCAGCAACCTTGACCATTCTATCATCGATAAGCTCGATCCGTCAGAGCCCGTCATTTTTTGTGACATGGGTTCCGGGCATCCCGATATTGTAAATATGTTCGATGCCGTGATCCTTGACCATCACGTCCCTCATGGCGAGCATAAGAACATTCAGGTAAATCCTCACATGCTGGGACTGGACGGTGCGATAGAGGTATCCGCTTCCGGCGTCACCTATTCTCTGGCAAGGATACTCGGGGACAACGTAGACCTGGCAGGACTTGCGATATCCGGCGCCATAGGCGATAAGCAAAAGATGATCGGTCCCAACAAGGACATTCTAGACGAAGCGATCAAAAGCGGCGTGATCTCAGTAGAAAAAGGCTTAAAGCTGGGCAGAGGGGACCTTGATAAAGTCCTTGAATATTCCATAGATCCTTATTTTGATTTTTCGGGAAGTCACAAAGATACCGTGAAATTTTTAAGCGAACTGCAACTATCCGGAAAGATTGAGACGCTCAACGGTGAAGACCTTAAGCGTCTCAGCAGCGCGCTATCCCAAATGCTGCTTAAAAGATCCCCGCCGGATTCTTTAGAGGCGTTGTTCGGGGACGTTTATCTCCTGAACAAGGAACTCATTAAAGATATTTACGATTTTACTAATACGGTTAATTCATGCGGCAAAATGGATGAGCCTGCACTGGGGCTGTCGATATGCCTGAGAGACGAGTCCGCTATGGCCCAAGCAGAGTCAAAGAGGTTTGACTATTCCCGGCAGATCCTGGATGCCCTTAGCGACGCAATAGGCCGTATAAAAGATATGGGCTCTCTACGTTACATCGATATAGAAAGCAGCGATGTCACCGGTGCCATAGCCTCGACGGTTATCCGCTATGTAATGACGGATAAGCCTGTCATAGTCCTTAACCGGGAGAATGGAAAGATCAAAATATCGGCAAGAGGCACTGCAGAGCTAATAAGGAACGGCCTGGACCTTTCAGTCGCGGTCCGCGAGGGCGCAAAAGCCGTTGGAGGCAACGGCGGCGGCCATAACATTGCGTCCGGCGCTTCAATACCCGCCGGCCAGGAACTGGAGTTCCTTAACGCTGTCAACAGGATTGTGAGGGGGCAGTTAAGTGGTAAAGTGTAG
- a CDS encoding 30S ribosomal protein S15 codes for MAKMHTRRKGRAKSTKPVRKASPAWLTMKKEEVEKLVTGMASQNVPTSVIGITLRDKYGVPDIKQVTGKKVSKILKENNVGPKLPEDLTNLIKKAIGLHKHLAENHHDLHNKRALQLTESKIRRLVKYYHASGVLPMDWVYSPATAEILISR; via the coding sequence ATGGCTAAAATGCATACTCGCAGAAAGGGAAGGGCAAAATCAACAAAGCCTGTAAGGAAAGCCTCTCCCGCATGGTTAACAATGAAGAAGGAAGAAGTAGAGAAGTTAGTTACGGGCATGGCGTCCCAGAACGTTCCGACCAGCGTGATCGGCATAACTTTAAGGGACAAGTATGGCGTTCCTGACATAAAGCAGGTCACAGGCAAGAAAGTATCAAAGATCCTGAAGGAAAACAACGTCGGACCCAAGTTACCGGAAGACCTGACGAACCTCATAAAGAAGGCTATCGGCCTGCACAAGCACCTTGCCGAGAACCACCACGATCTTCACAACAAGAGAGCTTTACAGCTTACCGAGTCTAAGATAAGAAGGCTCGTAAAATACTACCACGCATCCGGTGTATTACCGATGGACTGGGTATACTCCCCGGCAACCGCAGAGATCCTTATATCGAGATAA